The window AAGCTCAACACCATAGACATCCTGAATCCCCACGTAGCCGTCTTCCCGGTCCGCAAATTCGTGGGTAAATCCGGCAGTCAGATCATTGTTATAGGCAGTCAGATCGGAAATCGTTTCAACTCCGAGATCCTCCGCTGTATCAGTCAGCATACCGAGAGCATACGTATTGTTATACTGCATCGGACTCAGGAAGATCAGGCCGTACTCTTCCTCCATCCCGGCCCTTGCCTGTTCATAGACGTCCTGTTCATCAGTGGATTCGATATTTTCGTCCAGAAAGGTCATGAGCGCTGTTCCGGTAAATTCGAGATAAATATCAATGCTGCCCTGCTGAATCGCATTAAAAACAAAGTCTGTCTGGCCAAGGTCCGCTTCCAGGTCCACTGCCAGGTCCGTTTCTTCTTCAATCAGCAGTTTGTACATGTTAATGATAATTTCCGGCTCGGATCCGAGCTTACCCCCAATGGTAATGTCAGCCTGCTGAGGCCGGATCAGAAACGGCGCCGCCACAATCAGGATCGCTGTGAGAATAACAATCAGAATCGGTTTATTCGATCCTCCCCCCGATTTCCGCTCTGTAAAGCGCAGCACGGCATCAAAGAAAAGGGCCAGCAGCGCGGCTGGAATCGCCCCGAGAAGGATATATTCACTGTTGGACCTGGAAATTCCGAGCATAATCAGATCCCCAAGACCGCCTGCACCGATCAGCGCAGCCAGCGTGGCCGTTCCCACTATCAGCACCATGGACGTCCGGATCCCGGCCATAATGACGGGCATCGCCAGGGGAAGCTCGATTCTCCTCAGCCGTTTTAAAGAGCCCATCCCCATTCCGTCTGCTGCTTCTATGAGTGACGGGTCAATCTCCCTGATGCCTGTATATGTATTTCTCAGAATCGGGAGCAGGGCGTAAGCCGTAAGAGCCACTATCGCAGGAGTTGTGCCGATCCCAAGCAACGGAATCATAAAACCGAGAAGCGCGAGACTCGGAATCGTCTGAAGGACAGCTGACACGCCGATAATCGGTTCAGCTATCCGGGTTCTTCTGGTCAGAAAAATGCCTAACGGTAAAGCAATAAACACACTCAGTAGAAGAGAAATAATCGAGAGCTGCAGATGCTCCCATGTGGCCGCCCACAGAAGATCCTGGCGGTCCTGAACCAGCTGAAGGAAACTTTCCATATTCACACCCATCAGCTTTCACTCCCTTCTGTACGGGAGTCATTAAGATAAAAGGCTGTATCTTTAAGCGTCAGTGTTCCGATCAGCTTTTCCTTTTCCACAACCGGAAGTACGTCAAATCCCGACTTCTTAAATCGGTTCATCGCCTCTTTGATGGAACTCGTTTCAGTCAGCGTCCATTTAAACGGCTCTGGCTCGGTCCCTTCTTTGCCGGTATAAATACCTTTAAAGGTGCAGTCGGTTTTATCGAACAGATAAAGCGGCCAGGTTTCACTACCCGACGCCTCTTTTATTGTCCCCTTCATGAAAGGACTGCCCCTCTCAACGAGCGGTCTGATTTCATTTTCCCACACGGAACCTCGATCACCGATAAATTGTTTCACAAAGCTGCTGGCAGGATTGTTAACGAGATTCTCCGGTGTATCAATCTGGACAATCCTCCCTTCCTGCATCACGCAGACTCGGCTGCCGAGAGCAAGGGCCTCGTCCATGTCGTGCGTCACAAAGACGATCGTTTTTTTAATTTCCTTCTGAAGTTTCCGGAAATCCTTCTGAAGCTGCTCACGGCTGATCGGATCAAGCGCACTGAACGGCTCGTCCATTAAAAGGATATCAGGATCGCCTGCAAGAGCCCGGACGACCCCGATCCGCTGCTGCTGCCCCCCTGAAAGCTCCTTTGGTTTGCGGTTCCTGAATTTTACCGGCTCCATTCCGACCATCTCAAGAAGCTCGTCAATTCTTGCATCCGTCTTCTCTTTTTTCCACCCGATCATTTCAGGAACGACAGCGATATTTTCTGCAATCGTCATATGAGGGAAAAGAGCAATCTGCTGAAGGACATAACCGATATTCCAGCGGAGCTTTTTCACATCCTGCTCACGGATATCCTTTCCGTTTATCCTGATCGTTCCACCTGACGGTTCGATCAGCCGGTTAATCATTTTCATCGTTGTTGTCTTGCCGCAGCCGCTCGGTCCAATGAGCACAAAAAATTCACCTTCTTCAACCGAAAAATTGAGACCGTCAGCCCCTTTTGTTCCATCATCAAATTGTTTTGTGACGTCTTTAAACTGGATCATCTGCTTCCCTTCTTTCAGTGATGGAATAAAAACACTCTCGAATTATTTCCACTTCCTGCTCCCTGCTAAACTTAGGATTTACCAAACGCCGGAAATCCGTGCAAAAACGTTAGCGATCACCAATCAGGGGAATACACCTTTATACACCACGAAACAAGGAGTGAATGTTTATGACACAGAAAATGAAAGACAAAGTGGCCCTCGTTACCGGTGGCGGTTCGGGAATTGGAAAATCATCCGCTCTGCTGCTGGCAAAGGAAGGGGCAAAGGTTGTCCTTGCTGATGTAAATATGCAGGAAGCAGAAAAAACGAAAAATGAAATTGAATCGGCCGGCGGTGAAGTCCTGGTCGTGGAAGCAGATGTGTCCAACCCGGATCACATGCGCAAATGCTACAGCAGTCTCATCAATCGCTTCGGCAGACTGGACGCCATTTTTGCCAACGCAGGCATCAATGGGACGATCACCCCGATCGAAGATATGGAAGCTGATGAATGGGATCAAACGATCAGTACCAATCTGAAAAGTACCTTTCTCACGTTAAAATACGCCATTCCCCATATGAAGGAAAACGGCGGAAGCGTGATTATTACCAGTTCAATTAACGGCACCCGGATCTTTAAAAACTTCGGATTTTCCGCTTACAGTTCATCAAAAGCCGGGCAGATGGCGTTCGGAAAAATGGCTGCACTGGAACTGGCGAAGTATCATATTCGGGTCAATATCATCTGTCCCGGCGCCATTGAGACAAACATCGGAGAGAATACCTTCCCCGAAGACGACGCTCTCAAAAAAGTGAAGGTGCCGGTTGAGTACCCGGAAGGAAATCAGCCTCTTGAACACCGTCCCGGAAAACCGGAAGAAGCGGCTGAACTCGTATTGTTCCTTGCTTCCGATGCTTCCAGACACATAACAGGAACAGAGCTGTTTATCGACGGGGCGGAATCCCTTCTGTAACTCTTTTCCTGATCCTTTTTCGTGCTATAATCCCCCTATCTTTTTACAGTTTTCTGTTATATTATTACAGAGTACTTCGTAATTAATAAAATTTTCAAAATACAGAGGAGATGTTTGCTTTGCAATGGGTTGAAGTCAACCTCGACCATCTGGAGCACAACCTCGAGGTCATGCACCGCACGTGTAAACCCGCTTCTATT is drawn from Alteribacter lacisalsi and contains these coding sequences:
- a CDS encoding ABC transporter permease/substrate-binding protein → MESFLQLVQDRQDLLWAATWEHLQLSIISLLLSVFIALPLGIFLTRRTRIAEPIIGVSAVLQTIPSLALLGFMIPLLGIGTTPAIVALTAYALLPILRNTYTGIREIDPSLIEAADGMGMGSLKRLRRIELPLAMPVIMAGIRTSMVLIVGTATLAALIGAGGLGDLIMLGISRSNSEYILLGAIPAALLALFFDAVLRFTERKSGGGSNKPILIVILTAILIVAAPFLIRPQQADITIGGKLGSEPEIIINMYKLLIEEETDLAVDLEADLGQTDFVFNAIQQGSIDIYLEFTGTALMTFLDENIESTDEQDVYEQARAGMEEEYGLIFLSPMQYNNTYALGMLTDTAEDLGVETISDLTAYNNDLTAGFTHEFADREDGYVGIQDVYGVELDVVTMEAGLRPQALQSGDIDLMDAYVTDWYFEEYDMTVLEDDEGLFPPYQGAPLVRGDLLEQYPEIEPVLNQLEGLITDEEMQEMNHRVEVGDENAEDVAREFLTGEGLLSE
- a CDS encoding ABC transporter ATP-binding protein, whose protein sequence is MIQFKDVTKQFDDGTKGADGLNFSVEEGEFFVLIGPSGCGKTTTMKMINRLIEPSGGTIRINGKDIREQDVKKLRWNIGYVLQQIALFPHMTIAENIAVVPEMIGWKKEKTDARIDELLEMVGMEPVKFRNRKPKELSGGQQQRIGVVRALAGDPDILLMDEPFSALDPISREQLQKDFRKLQKEIKKTIVFVTHDMDEALALGSRVCVMQEGRIVQIDTPENLVNNPASSFVKQFIGDRGSVWENEIRPLVERGSPFMKGTIKEASGSETWPLYLFDKTDCTFKGIYTGKEGTEPEPFKWTLTETSSIKEAMNRFKKSGFDVLPVVEKEKLIGTLTLKDTAFYLNDSRTEGSES
- a CDS encoding SDR family oxidoreductase produces the protein MTQKMKDKVALVTGGGSGIGKSSALLLAKEGAKVVLADVNMQEAEKTKNEIESAGGEVLVVEADVSNPDHMRKCYSSLINRFGRLDAIFANAGINGTITPIEDMEADEWDQTISTNLKSTFLTLKYAIPHMKENGGSVIITSSINGTRIFKNFGFSAYSSSKAGQMAFGKMAALELAKYHIRVNIICPGAIETNIGENTFPEDDALKKVKVPVEYPEGNQPLEHRPGKPEEAAELVLFLASDASRHITGTELFIDGAESLL